From a single Agrobacterium tumefaciens genomic region:
- a CDS encoding type II toxin-antitoxin system RelE/ParE family toxin, with amino-acid sequence MGKKDKPEDAIMGAIFGEKDEAVAEPDNQQTVDCDEESDNSSSQSIEVRRTTEFQDWLRGLKDRTAQQRIATRLVRVQSGLLGDVKYFNGIGEIRIDYGPGYRVYFVKKSNVIIVLLCGGDKKSQPSDVKRAQDMAKEV; translated from the coding sequence ATGGGCAAGAAGGACAAGCCCGAAGACGCCATTATGGGAGCGATATTTGGGGAGAAAGACGAAGCAGTTGCGGAACCAGATAATCAACAGACAGTTGACTGTGACGAAGAAAGTGATAACTCTAGTTCACAGTCAATCGAGGTGAGGCGTACCACTGAGTTTCAAGACTGGCTCCGCGGCCTCAAGGATCGAACGGCACAGCAGCGCATAGCAACGCGACTTGTGCGGGTCCAATCTGGCCTCCTTGGCGATGTGAAATATTTCAATGGCATAGGTGAGATACGCATCGATTATGGGCCCGGATATCGCGTCTACTTCGTGAAAAAAAGCAATGTCATCATCGTGCTTCTATGCGGCGGTGACAAGAAGAGCCAGCCGAGCGATGTAAAGCGTGCTCAGGATATGGCAAAGGAGGTTTGA
- a CDS encoding addiction module antidote protein, whose product MAIESVPFDASEFFDSEESQAKLVADAFETGDLRYITHALGVVAKAEGMTKIARQAGVSREALYKALSDDGDPKFSTLMGVLKALNLKVSVEPEKASGKATRVQKRFKPRRKRMAVRQRALKAA is encoded by the coding sequence ATGGCTATTGAATCCGTACCTTTTGACGCTTCGGAGTTTTTCGACTCCGAAGAATCGCAAGCTAAACTGGTTGCCGATGCCTTCGAGACCGGGGATCTGCGATACATAACTCATGCGCTGGGCGTTGTCGCGAAGGCCGAAGGAATGACGAAAATTGCTCGTCAGGCCGGGGTCAGCAGAGAAGCTCTCTATAAGGCATTGAGCGACGACGGCGATCCAAAGTTTTCAACGCTGATGGGTGTCCTGAAGGCGCTAAACCTGAAGGTCTCCGTTGAACCAGAAAAGGCTTCAGGCAAAGCCACTCGTGTTCAAAAGCGGTTCAAACCTCGACGCAAGCGGATGGCGGTTCGGCAGAGAGCTCTGAAAGCTGCGTAA
- a CDS encoding NAD(P)H-dependent flavin oxidoreductase: protein MLPSVLKDNLRLPVIASPLFIISHPQLTLAQCKAGVIGAFPALNARPESQLDEWLAMITEELAAHNSANPDRPAAPFAVNQIVHMSNRRLEHDLGLCVKYKVPVVISSLGAVPEVNAAVHSYGGIVLHDVINDRHARSAIRKGADGLIAVATGAGGHAGTLSPFALVQEIREWFDGPLLLAGAIANGGSILAAQAMGADMAYIGSPFIATQEARASDGYKQAIVDAQAKDIVYSNYFTGVHGNYLKSSIVASGMDPDDLPEADPSKMDFETATGGAKAWKDIWGAGQGIGAVKAVEPVADLVDRLAREYKAAKNRICTTA from the coding sequence ATGCTACCGTCCGTGCTGAAAGACAATCTGCGTCTTCCGGTCATAGCATCACCGCTATTCATTATTTCGCATCCGCAATTGACGCTGGCACAATGCAAGGCGGGTGTCATCGGCGCTTTCCCGGCGCTGAACGCGCGGCCCGAAAGCCAGCTGGACGAATGGCTGGCGATGATTACCGAAGAGCTTGCCGCCCATAACAGCGCCAACCCGGATCGTCCGGCTGCCCCCTTTGCGGTCAACCAGATCGTGCACATGTCCAATCGCCGGCTGGAACATGATCTTGGCCTCTGCGTCAAATATAAGGTGCCGGTGGTGATTTCCTCGCTCGGCGCCGTACCGGAGGTCAATGCGGCGGTGCACTCCTATGGCGGCATCGTGCTGCACGATGTGATCAATGATCGACACGCCCGCTCCGCCATCCGCAAGGGCGCGGATGGGCTGATTGCGGTGGCAACCGGCGCTGGCGGACATGCCGGCACGTTGTCACCCTTCGCGCTTGTTCAGGAAATCCGCGAATGGTTTGATGGCCCGCTATTGCTGGCCGGCGCCATCGCCAATGGCGGTTCAATCCTCGCGGCACAGGCCATGGGCGCGGACATGGCCTATATCGGCTCGCCCTTCATTGCCACGCAGGAGGCGCGCGCTTCCGACGGCTACAAACAGGCGATCGTGGACGCTCAAGCGAAAGACATCGTCTATTCGAATTATTTCACCGGCGTTCATGGCAACTACCTGAAAAGCTCCATCGTCGCCTCCGGCATGGATCCCGACGACCTGCCCGAAGCGGACCCCTCCAAGATGGACTTCGAAACGGCAACCGGCGGGGCAAAGGCCTGGAAGGACATCTGGGGCGCCGGCCAGGGTATTGGCGCGGTCAAGGCCGTGGAGCCGGTGGCAGACCTCGTCGATCGGCTGGCGCGGGAATATAAGGCTGCGAAAAACCGCATCTGCACAACGGCCTGA
- the ppk2 gene encoding polyphosphate kinase 2 yields MAEDTKKRAVELTIGGKPRSFDIDDPVLPDWVEDKKLSAGDFPYDKKMKREDYDAALEALQVELVKVQFWLQATGKRVMAVFEGRDAAGKGGAIFAARAYLNPRYARVVALTKPTETERGQWYFQRYISHFPTAGEFVLFDRSWYNRAGVEPVMGFCTPEEHKRFLKETPRLEKMLVHEDIHLFKFWLDIGRETQIERFHDRRHSPLKCWKLSDMDIAALTKWDDYTQKRDEMLEKTHTDDAPWTVVRANDKRRARVNLICHILNALDYDGKDKKVIGEIDDKILGSGPEFLK; encoded by the coding sequence ATGGCCGAAGACACGAAGAAGCGAGCGGTGGAGCTTACCATTGGCGGCAAGCCGCGCAGCTTCGACATCGACGATCCGGTTCTTCCCGACTGGGTGGAGGACAAAAAACTCTCTGCAGGCGACTTTCCCTACGACAAGAAGATGAAACGGGAAGATTACGACGCCGCGCTGGAGGCGCTGCAGGTGGAGCTGGTGAAGGTGCAGTTCTGGCTGCAGGCCACCGGCAAACGGGTGATGGCGGTCTTCGAAGGCCGCGATGCGGCGGGCAAGGGCGGCGCGATCTTTGCGGCCCGGGCCTATCTCAACCCCCGTTATGCCCGCGTGGTGGCGCTGACCAAACCGACGGAAACAGAACGCGGCCAATGGTATTTCCAGCGCTATATCTCACATTTTCCGACTGCCGGCGAATTCGTTCTCTTCGACCGTTCCTGGTATAACCGCGCCGGTGTCGAGCCGGTCATGGGATTTTGCACCCCGGAAGAACACAAGCGCTTTCTCAAGGAAACACCGCGGCTGGAAAAGATGCTGGTGCATGAGGACATTCATCTTTTCAAGTTCTGGCTCGACATCGGCCGCGAGACGCAGATCGAACGCTTCCACGATCGCCGCCACAGCCCGCTGAAATGCTGGAAGCTTTCGGATATGGACATAGCGGCGCTGACGAAATGGGATGACTACACACAAAAGCGCGACGAGATGCTGGAAAAGACCCACACCGACGATGCCCCCTGGACGGTGGTGCGCGCCAACGACAAGCGCCGCGCCCGTGTGAACCTGATCTGCCATATTCTCAATGCACTCGACTATGACGGCAAGGACAAGAAGGTGATCGGCGAGATCGACGACAAGATACTGGGGTCGGGTCCGGAGTTTCTTAAATAG
- the phoR gene encoding phosphate regulon sensor histidine kinase PhoR: MAVMEGDRGLRLLGRKLGRNWLPVLVVSMLAIVAVSELHTPYMPAVLWFCAIIAILAVRERPVAPKTDETAVAETDEPEVPAESVISGVRAGLAVLDTPVFILDKNASVLFQNGAAERAFGQLPPGAHISARLRSPGLLDVIRETITTGQPNQVEHSERFPSERVFIVRIARADAGEVAGPPFYILSFRDVSELRRIDRMRSDFVANASHELRTPLASLRGFIETMQGPARNDPKAQERFLAIMLDQATRMSRLVDDLMSLSRLELRANIAPDQKVDLVPVIGHVRDALLPLANELDVEITLHLPDRPAEVQGDRDELVQVFQNLVENACKYGQEGKVVDVWLRAEPGKPVEVSVIDKGPGIPAEHVPRLTERFYRVSVADSRSKKGTGLGLAIVKHILTRHRARLIIKSELGNGTDFTVRF; this comes from the coding sequence ATGGCAGTCATGGAAGGCGATCGTGGATTAAGGCTTTTGGGACGAAAGCTTGGCCGAAACTGGTTGCCCGTTCTCGTCGTCAGCATGCTGGCCATCGTGGCCGTTTCGGAACTGCACACGCCCTATATGCCGGCCGTTCTTTGGTTCTGTGCCATCATCGCCATTCTTGCGGTTCGGGAACGGCCAGTGGCGCCGAAAACCGATGAAACCGCGGTTGCGGAAACGGATGAACCCGAGGTGCCCGCCGAAAGTGTCATTTCCGGTGTCAGGGCCGGCCTTGCAGTGCTGGATACGCCGGTCTTCATCCTCGACAAGAATGCCAGCGTGCTGTTTCAGAACGGTGCGGCCGAACGTGCTTTCGGCCAGCTTCCACCCGGCGCGCATATTTCCGCCCGCCTGCGATCTCCCGGTCTGCTGGATGTCATCCGCGAAACCATCACCACCGGCCAGCCCAATCAGGTCGAGCATTCGGAGCGTTTTCCATCCGAACGGGTCTTCATCGTTCGCATCGCCCGTGCGGATGCGGGGGAGGTGGCCGGCCCGCCATTTTACATATTGTCGTTCCGTGATGTGTCGGAGCTTCGCCGCATCGACCGGATGCGCAGCGACTTCGTCGCCAATGCCAGCCATGAATTGCGCACGCCGCTCGCCTCGCTGCGCGGCTTCATCGAAACCATGCAGGGTCCGGCTCGCAACGATCCGAAGGCACAGGAACGTTTCCTCGCCATCATGCTGGATCAGGCAACCCGCATGAGCAGGCTGGTGGATGATCTGATGTCGCTTTCACGGCTGGAGCTGCGGGCGAATATCGCGCCTGACCAGAAGGTCGACCTCGTCCCCGTCATCGGACATGTGCGGGACGCGCTGTTGCCGCTCGCCAATGAGCTGGATGTCGAGATCACCCTACATCTGCCTGACCGGCCGGCAGAAGTGCAGGGCGACCGCGACGAACTGGTGCAGGTGTTTCAAAATCTCGTTGAAAATGCTTGCAAATATGGACAGGAAGGCAAGGTCGTGGATGTCTGGCTGCGCGCCGAACCCGGCAAGCCGGTGGAAGTGAGCGTCATCGACAAGGGGCCGGGCATTCCCGCTGAACATGTGCCGCGTCTGACGGAGCGGTTTTATCGCGTCAGTGTCGCCGACAGCCGTTCCAAAAAAGGAACGGGTCTGGGGCTTGCCATTGTCAAGCACATCCTCACCCGCCACCGTGCCCGCCTCATCATCAAATCGGAATTGGGCAACGGTACGGACTTCACGGTCAGATTCTGA